In Populus alba chromosome 1, ASM523922v2, whole genome shotgun sequence, a single window of DNA contains:
- the LOC118035593 gene encoding protein DMR6-LIKE OXYGENASE 1, which produces MSPPTMLQQADAHHLSLSEPKNGPFTYTDPLSEVPTLSGVDTSVDGSTPIIDMEGLLGPQRSEFVKQIGHACEKNGFFAVKNHGIPEMKINNMLDTARDFFHLPEEERLKFRSSDPNSIIRLVTGFQDKTRNIFVSRQSLKFHCHPVEDFKNQWPSTPPSFREKVGEYCASVRKVEVAMLEAISESLGLERDFIGKILKGHYVSINFYPACQESELNVTFGVRTHTDPTLITILMQDDVPGLQVINDDKWIDVNPIPNAVVVHVGDMLQALSNCRYKSLLHQATVNCEKERVSIASFCYPSDDAEIGPAKKLIDDDHPAIYKDFTYKEFHESMWRVKCSTAKRLDLFKAECD; this is translated from the exons ATGTCTCCTCCCACTATGCTGCAACAAGCTGATGCCCATCACCTTTCATTATCAGAGCCCAAAAATGGTCCCTTCACCTACACTGATCCCCTTTCAGAGGTTCCAACTCTCTCTGGTGTTGATACATCAGTTGATGGCTCTACCCCTATCATCGACATGGAAGGTCTTCTCGGTCCTCAGCGCTCCGAGTTCGTCAAACAGATCGGCCATGCATGCGAGAAAAACGGCTTTTTTGCG GTCAAGAACCATGGAATTCCAGAAATGAAGATCAACAACATGCTAGACACGGCAAGAGATTTCTTCCACTTGCCAGAAGAAGAAAGGCTGAAATTTCGCTCGTCTGACCCTAACAGTATCATCAGGCTGGTTACAGGTTTTCAAGATAAGACCCGGAATATCTTCGTTTCAAGACAATCTTTGAAATTTCACTGTCATCCCGTCGAAGATTTCAAGAACCAATGGCCCTCGACTCCTCCTTCTTTCAG GGAAAAGGTTGGTGAATATTGTGCAAGTGTTAGAAAGGTGGAGGTAGCAATGCTTGAGGCCATATCAGAGAGCTTAGGCCTGGAAAGAgattttataggcaaaatattGAAAGGACATTATGTATCCATCAATTTCTATCCAGCTTGTCAGGAGTCAGAACTAAATGTCACTTTCGGAGTCAGGACTCATACTGACCCAACTTTAATCACTATTCTGATGCAAGATGATGTGCCTGGACTTCAGGTTATTAACGATGATAAGTGGATTGATGTTAATCCTATTCCTAATGCCGTCGTTGTCCATGTTGGAGATATGTTGCAG GCACTTAGCAATTGTCGATACAAGAGTTTGCTTCATCAAGCTACAGTGAATTGTGAGAAAGAGCGTGTATCCATTGCCAGTTTTTGCTATCCATCAGATGATGCGGAGATAGGACCAGCTAAGAAGTTGATAGACGATGATCATCCAGCAATATATAAAGATTTTACGTACAAAGAATTTCATGAATCCATGTGGCGAGTAAAATGCTCAACTGCTAAGCGTTTGGACTTGTTCAAGGCAGAATGTGATTAG